Proteins from a genomic interval of Desulfofustis limnaeus:
- a CDS encoding FAD-binding oxidoreductase, translating into MSAIPTHVLAEISALVGNDQITTRHEDLHCYSYDGTATPHLPEAVVLPKTTKQVSGIMQLASRYAFAVTPRGAGSGMTGGVVPLRGGLVMAMTRMNRIIEVDAANQIAIVEPGVVTGDLQRAVKRHRLFYPPDPASLKYCTIGGNAAECAGGPSAVKYGVTKDYIIGLEVVLPSGEIITTGARTEKSVTGYDLTRLFIGSEGTLGIITRLTLRLLPLPPHKETFLLTSTSLQRTTEMVSEILNAHIKPCTLEYLDRTTIGVVSKFLTTPPTAETEALLIVEIDGERPVVEEQARRLQRLLAEQPEFSVRQASNDREVEEIWQARRAISPSVLTLRPNKISEDVAVPRSRIPELVSFTEHLARDLGLLILTFGHAGDGNIHVNIMLDRSNPEEADRGQQAKARLFRKALDLGGTLSGEHGIGFSKAPYLGEELNEATIALMKRIKDLFDPKHILNPGKIFPQS; encoded by the coding sequence ATGTCCGCAATACCTACCCATGTCCTGGCCGAGATTTCTGCACTGGTCGGCAACGACCAGATAACCACCCGGCACGAAGATCTGCACTGCTACAGTTACGATGGTACGGCCACGCCACACCTGCCCGAAGCCGTGGTGCTTCCTAAAACCACTAAACAGGTGAGCGGCATCATGCAGTTGGCGTCTCGTTACGCCTTTGCGGTAACCCCCCGGGGAGCCGGTTCGGGAATGACCGGCGGTGTCGTGCCGCTGCGAGGGGGGCTGGTCATGGCCATGACCAGGATGAACCGAATCATCGAGGTCGATGCGGCCAACCAGATCGCCATCGTCGAACCGGGCGTAGTCACCGGGGATCTACAACGAGCCGTCAAACGGCACCGTTTGTTCTACCCGCCTGATCCGGCCTCGCTGAAATACTGTACCATCGGCGGCAACGCCGCCGAGTGCGCCGGTGGGCCGTCCGCCGTCAAATATGGTGTTACCAAGGATTATATCATCGGTTTGGAAGTAGTTCTACCCTCCGGGGAAATCATCACTACCGGCGCTCGTACGGAAAAAAGCGTTACCGGTTACGACTTGACCCGCCTGTTCATCGGTTCCGAAGGAACCTTGGGCATTATCACCCGTCTCACCCTGCGTCTGTTGCCGCTGCCCCCACACAAGGAAACTTTTCTGCTCACCTCGACATCGTTACAGCGGACCACCGAGATGGTTTCCGAGATCCTCAATGCCCACATCAAACCGTGCACCCTTGAATACCTTGATCGTACCACCATCGGGGTGGTCTCCAAGTTTCTCACGACACCGCCGACTGCCGAGACCGAGGCCCTATTGATTGTCGAAATCGACGGCGAACGGCCAGTGGTCGAAGAACAAGCGCGGCGACTTCAGAGACTGCTGGCCGAGCAACCTGAATTCTCCGTCCGTCAAGCGAGCAATGATCGCGAAGTCGAGGAAATCTGGCAGGCGCGCCGGGCCATCTCGCCCTCGGTGCTCACATTGAGGCCGAACAAGATCAGTGAGGACGTGGCCGTACCCCGCTCCCGGATACCGGAACTCGTGTCCTTCACTGAGCACCTTGCCCGGGACCTCGGTCTCCTCATTCTGACGTTCGGTCATGCCGGTGACGGAAATATCCACGTCAATATCATGCTCGACCGTTCCAACCCGGAAGAGGCCGACCGGGGACAGCAGGCCAAGGCGAGGTTGTTCCGCAAGGCTCTGGATCTGGGCGGAACACTTTCCGGCGAACACGGTATCGGTTTCAGCAAGGCCCCCTATTTGGGTGAAGAGCTGAACGAGGCTACCATCGCCCTGATGAAGCGGATCAAAGACCTGTTCGATCCGAAACACATTCTCAATCCGGGGAAAATTTTTCCTCAGTCTTAA
- the serS gene encoding serine--tRNA ligase: MLELRFIRENIDLVKAKTALRGGSIDLLDRFMTIDGRRLAALAEVEALKNRRNIVSRDIADFKKAGDEQQAQPLIDEMKETNQRIKELDDELIDIQEQLQQIVLTIPNLCDETVPQGRDEQSNIVIKTWGEKPAFSFTPKPHWEIGTDLGILDFERAAKISGARFAVLSGFAAQLERALINFMLDLHTKRHGYTEILPPVLVNAATMTATGQLPKFEEDLFRIKDWDLYLIPTAEVPVTNLHRDETLEEHHLPIKYTAYTPCFRSEAGSYGRDTRGLIRQHQFNKVELVKFTAPETSFAELESLLNDAEQVLQLLGLHYRVVTLCTGDLGFSAAKTYDIEVWLPGQEAYREISSCSNFLDFQARRGSIRYRPAGQKKSRLVHTLNGSGLAVGRTMVAIMENYQQQDGSIALPEALRPYLSNLA; this comes from the coding sequence ATGCTAGAGCTACGATTCATCCGCGAAAATATCGATCTGGTCAAGGCCAAAACAGCTTTGCGGGGAGGTTCAATTGACTTGCTCGACCGTTTCATGACTATCGACGGTCGTCGACTGGCAGCGCTTGCCGAGGTCGAGGCACTGAAAAATCGGAGAAATATCGTCTCGCGCGACATCGCCGATTTCAAGAAGGCTGGAGATGAACAGCAAGCGCAGCCGCTCATCGATGAGATGAAAGAAACCAATCAGCGGATCAAAGAGCTCGACGATGAACTGATCGATATCCAGGAACAACTCCAGCAGATTGTCCTCACCATCCCCAACCTCTGCGATGAGACGGTCCCGCAGGGTCGTGACGAGCAGAGCAACATCGTCATAAAGACCTGGGGCGAAAAACCGGCTTTTTCGTTTACCCCGAAACCCCATTGGGAAATCGGTACCGACCTTGGGATACTTGACTTCGAACGAGCCGCCAAGATATCCGGAGCCCGTTTTGCCGTATTGTCCGGATTCGCCGCGCAACTCGAGCGAGCCCTGATTAACTTCATGTTGGACCTGCATACCAAACGGCACGGTTATACTGAAATACTGCCACCGGTACTGGTTAACGCGGCTACCATGACGGCAACCGGACAGCTGCCGAAGTTTGAGGAAGATCTCTTCAGGATTAAGGATTGGGATCTCTACCTCATCCCCACCGCCGAAGTCCCGGTTACCAACCTGCACCGTGACGAGACCCTCGAGGAACACCACCTACCGATCAAATACACCGCTTACACCCCCTGTTTTCGATCCGAGGCTGGCTCATACGGTAGGGACACCCGGGGGCTGATCCGACAACACCAGTTCAACAAAGTGGAACTAGTCAAGTTCACGGCTCCGGAGACCTCCTTCGCCGAGCTTGAATCGCTGCTCAACGACGCTGAACAGGTTCTGCAACTGCTTGGTCTGCACTATCGGGTGGTTACCCTGTGTACCGGCGACCTCGGCTTTTCTGCCGCCAAGACCTACGACATCGAGGTCTGGTTGCCCGGCCAGGAAGCGTATCGGGAGATCTCCTCCTGCTCCAATTTTCTTGATTTCCAGGCGCGACGGGGCTCCATCCGTTACCGCCCCGCCGGTCAGAAAAAGAGCCGGTTGGTACATACCCTGAACGGTTCAGGTCTCGCTGTAGGACGCACCATGGTAGCGATCATGGAAAATTACCAGCAGCAAGACGGCAGCATAGCCCTGCCGGAGGCGCTCCGCCCCTACCTTTCCAACTTGGCGTAG
- a CDS encoding CBS domain-containing protein has protein sequence MRVITTHTNTDFDGLASMIAAQKLYPDGVLVFSGSQEKTVRDFVAQTLLYRYQFLKAKQIDPAKVNELVVVDTRSSRRLGALAACLDNPRLKLYLFDHHPLSDGDLSGHTEVIRDVGSTMTLLAELLQERNIPISSEEATIFALGIYEDTGSLTHPTTTPDDLRAAAWLLEQGAKLEVVSQFISHDLTAQQIGYLNDLLKNAKRVSIQDLEIVISTLSLPVYVDDFSLIVQRLVAMENIDVLFAVVAMAGRTYLIGRSRIPDVNVGAVARDFGGGGHVSAASATLTGMELVEAYDQLVRSLHRHVRPQAIAREMMTSPAITVADDASLYEAQALMTRYNINAMPVVPRLAPGANGNGALISGIISRQMVERAVSHDLGKQPVQDYMATDIEVLSLNATLADIQEIIIEHRQRLIPIVHDRSIKGIITRTDLLNRLVNDPANLPKNLLHESEYPSLERSRNLTHLMTGCLSGAVIELLQTVGAVADDFLYNAFVVGGFVRDLLLRKTNMDLDIVVEGDGIAFARTLAKKLGGRVREHERFGTATIILHSGLKIDIATARLEYYEYPAALPTVELSSIKLDLYRRDFTINAMAIQLNPAHFGRLVDFFNSQNDLKQMAIKVLHNLSFVDDPTRIFRAIRFEKRMDFTIARHTERLIRNAVKMNLFGKGDDPRFFTELKLLLNEENATPAIERLADLGLFPFLWPDLRPHLNIDRRLRHCLVQTQRAISWFKLLYAGDQYDPWIIFLLAIMGRSPLSVLATFCDRFHVPPKTRALLLGEKQLADQASRQLATAGPPKNSEIHLAFKELRIEGLLYVMAVARKTEVKKAVSSYITKLRHEKPLLGGDDLKQLGYRPGPIFKTILETLLIARLDQEVKTRDNEIALVSQRFPLR, from the coding sequence ATGCGAGTGATCACCACCCATACCAACACCGATTTTGACGGGCTGGCGTCAATGATCGCTGCGCAGAAACTCTACCCGGACGGCGTCCTGGTCTTCTCCGGCTCACAGGAAAAAACCGTCCGCGATTTTGTCGCCCAGACCCTTCTGTATCGCTACCAGTTTCTCAAGGCCAAACAGATCGACCCGGCCAAGGTGAATGAGCTGGTTGTGGTCGACACCAGGTCGTCACGACGACTCGGAGCTCTGGCCGCCTGTCTGGACAACCCGCGTCTGAAACTGTACCTGTTCGACCATCACCCGCTGAGCGACGGCGATTTGTCAGGTCATACGGAAGTGATTCGCGATGTGGGTTCGACCATGACCCTGCTTGCCGAACTCCTGCAAGAACGGAACATTCCGATCAGCAGTGAAGAGGCAACCATCTTCGCGCTGGGCATATACGAAGACACCGGCTCTCTCACTCACCCGACCACCACCCCCGATGACTTGCGCGCCGCGGCCTGGCTTCTCGAACAGGGGGCAAAGCTCGAGGTGGTCTCACAGTTCATCAGCCACGATTTGACCGCGCAGCAGATCGGCTACCTCAACGACTTGCTGAAAAATGCCAAACGGGTATCGATCCAAGACCTGGAGATTGTCATCTCCACCCTGTCACTCCCGGTCTATGTGGACGACTTCTCGCTGATCGTCCAGCGACTGGTCGCCATGGAAAATATCGACGTGCTGTTCGCCGTTGTCGCGATGGCCGGCCGCACCTATCTCATTGGTCGCAGCCGCATACCCGATGTCAACGTTGGTGCGGTAGCCCGGGATTTCGGCGGCGGCGGACACGTCTCGGCAGCCTCGGCGACTCTGACCGGCATGGAACTGGTGGAGGCCTATGACCAGCTCGTCCGCAGCCTCCACCGGCACGTCCGACCGCAGGCCATCGCCCGGGAGATGATGACGTCTCCGGCCATAACCGTCGCCGATGACGCTTCGCTTTATGAGGCGCAGGCCTTGATGACCCGGTACAACATCAACGCCATGCCGGTGGTACCTCGCCTGGCACCGGGCGCCAACGGCAACGGCGCCTTGATCAGCGGCATCATCTCCCGCCAGATGGTGGAACGCGCCGTCAGTCATGACCTGGGCAAGCAACCGGTGCAGGACTACATGGCCACCGACATCGAAGTGCTGTCTCTCAACGCGACGCTGGCCGACATCCAGGAGATTATCATTGAGCATCGCCAACGGCTGATACCGATCGTCCATGACCGGTCGATCAAGGGCATCATTACCCGGACCGACCTGCTCAACCGGTTGGTCAACGATCCCGCTAACCTGCCCAAGAACCTGCTCCACGAGTCCGAATACCCGTCGCTGGAACGCAGCCGCAACCTCACCCACCTGATGACCGGCTGCCTCAGCGGAGCGGTCATCGAATTGCTGCAGACCGTGGGAGCGGTAGCTGACGACTTTCTTTACAACGCCTTTGTGGTCGGCGGGTTTGTCCGTGATCTGTTGCTGCGCAAAACGAACATGGATCTTGACATCGTCGTCGAAGGTGACGGCATTGCCTTCGCCCGGACCCTGGCGAAGAAACTGGGAGGGCGGGTACGCGAACATGAACGATTCGGCACCGCCACCATCATCCTGCATAGTGGGCTGAAGATCGATATCGCCACAGCTCGGCTGGAATACTACGAATACCCGGCAGCGCTACCGACCGTGGAGTTGTCGTCGATCAAGCTGGATCTCTATCGGCGCGACTTCACCATCAATGCTATGGCAATTCAACTCAACCCAGCCCATTTCGGTAGACTGGTCGATTTCTTCAACAGTCAGAACGACCTGAAGCAAATGGCCATAAAGGTGCTGCACAACCTCAGCTTCGTCGACGATCCAACCCGGATATTTCGTGCCATCCGCTTTGAGAAACGGATGGATTTCACCATTGCTCGGCACACCGAACGGCTGATCCGCAACGCAGTGAAGATGAACCTCTTCGGCAAAGGCGACGACCCGCGTTTCTTTACCGAGCTGAAACTGCTGCTCAACGAGGAGAACGCCACCCCAGCCATCGAACGACTCGCCGACCTGGGACTGTTCCCGTTTCTCTGGCCGGACCTCCGCCCCCACCTGAACATCGACCGCCGTCTTCGCCACTGCCTGGTCCAGACCCAGCGGGCCATCTCCTGGTTTAAACTGCTCTATGCCGGCGACCAGTATGATCCGTGGATCATCTTTCTCCTGGCCATCATGGGCCGTTCGCCACTAAGCGTACTGGCTACCTTCTGCGATCGTTTTCACGTGCCACCCAAAACGCGCGCACTCTTGCTCGGAGAAAAACAACTGGCAGACCAGGCCAGCCGTCAATTGGCGACCGCCGGTCCACCGAAAAACAGTGAAATCCACCTGGCCTTCAAGGAACTTCGCATTGAAGGGCTGTTGTATGTGATGGCGGTAGCCCGCAAGACGGAAGTCAAGAAAGCCGTCTCTTCCTACATCACCAAGCTGCGCCATGAAAAACCGCTGCTTGGCGGCGATGATCTCAAACAGCTCGGGTATCGTCCCGGACCGATCTTCAAGACCATTCTGGAAACACTGCTCATCGCCAGGCTGGATCAAGAAGTCAAAACCCGTGACAATGAGATCGCTCTGGTGTCCCAGCGTTTTCCCCTCAGGTGA
- the fdhD gene encoding formate dehydrogenase accessory sulfurtransferase FdhD, with protein sequence MTTAVSITQKTTIITPEGRREQREEVAIETPYTISLNDERIGSSMVLPVGLEEFGVGFLFGQGYLQRPEEIKEVVVCAEGKISVYADVEMGEPKEVIITSGCGGTGKIPREMLDGVLEQPLENSITFSEIKTFVRHVLQASPLGPMTHCVHGCGLWADGRLQAFYEDVGRHNAVDKVLGAILLGKASARAAVYTTGRLTSDMVLKCARMRIPIVMSRTAPSSLGLAIAARAGMTLAAYVRPERLNVFHGAERIIC encoded by the coding sequence ATGACAACTGCCGTTTCAATCACTCAAAAAACCACCATCATCACCCCGGAAGGCCGACGCGAACAACGTGAAGAGGTGGCCATAGAGACACCCTATACCATCTCTCTCAACGATGAACGGATCGGATCATCCATGGTTCTCCCCGTCGGCCTCGAGGAATTCGGGGTCGGCTTTCTCTTCGGCCAAGGGTACCTTCAGCGGCCGGAAGAGATCAAGGAGGTGGTGGTCTGCGCTGAGGGAAAGATCTCCGTCTATGCCGATGTGGAAATGGGCGAGCCCAAGGAAGTGATCATCACCTCGGGTTGCGGCGGGACCGGGAAAATCCCCCGGGAAATGCTCGACGGCGTACTCGAACAGCCGCTTGAGAACTCCATCACCTTCAGCGAGATCAAGACCTTTGTCCGCCATGTCCTGCAAGCCTCTCCCCTGGGCCCGATGACCCACTGTGTCCACGGCTGCGGCCTCTGGGCCGACGGCCGCTTGCAGGCGTTTTATGAAGATGTGGGGCGCCACAACGCCGTCGACAAGGTGCTCGGCGCCATCCTTCTGGGGAAGGCATCGGCCCGCGCCGCCGTTTACACCACCGGCCGCTTGACCTCGGACATGGTTCTCAAATGCGCCCGGATGCGCATCCCCATCGTCATGTCCCGCACGGCCCCTTCGTCGTTGGGGCTGGCCATTGCTGCTCGGGCCGGCATGACCCTCGCCGCTTATGTCCGGCCGGAGCGGCTCAACGTCTTCCATGGCGCCGAGCGCATCATCTGTTGA
- the mobB gene encoding molybdopterin-guanine dinucleotide biosynthesis protein B → MTAIVSFIGWHDSGKTELASQVVAHLSDRGYRVAVAKSSCSSDIGFASSGAAIDRYGQAGAQEIVLVAPDQMILRTHPGELPLVELVHRYLGDADIVIAEGFEQARLVAKIEVIHDPQQMLRRDVHGVIAVATDLKIVADYVFRLNEAEEIAQFVEKRFLQTATRQPEKAALLVNGRKVVLKPFIQESLAGVVAGYVDALKINDVVQEIEVRIKLPRR, encoded by the coding sequence ATGACCGCCATCGTTTCCTTTATCGGCTGGCATGACAGTGGTAAGACGGAGCTGGCAAGCCAGGTTGTGGCTCACCTGAGCGACAGGGGATACCGGGTGGCGGTGGCCAAGTCGAGCTGCTCGTCCGACATCGGTTTCGCCTCCTCCGGTGCCGCTATCGATCGGTATGGCCAGGCGGGGGCGCAAGAAATCGTTCTTGTTGCTCCTGACCAGATGATCCTGCGGACCCACCCCGGCGAGCTTCCCCTGGTGGAGTTGGTCCATCGCTACCTCGGCGATGCCGACATCGTTATCGCCGAGGGTTTTGAACAAGCCCGTCTGGTGGCCAAGATCGAGGTGATACATGATCCACAGCAGATGCTGCGCCGCGATGTACACGGAGTCATTGCCGTGGCGACTGATCTGAAGATCGTGGCTGATTACGTCTTCCGCTTAAATGAAGCGGAAGAAATAGCTCAATTTGTGGAGAAGCGATTTCTCCAGACCGCTACACGTCAGCCGGAAAAGGCGGCACTTTTGGTCAACGGCCGCAAAGTCGTGCTGAAGCCGTTCATCCAGGAGTCGCTTGCCGGGGTGGTAGCGGGTTATGTGGACGCGTTGAAGATCAACGATGTCGTTCAAGAGATCGAGGTGCGGATCAAGTTGCCGCGCCGCTGA
- the rpsU gene encoding 30S ribosomal protein S21, whose protein sequence is MEVDVRGDLEFAIRQLKKKLQIDGIKRELKRREYYEKPSVKKRRKQAEARRKLRKFNRIRKSL, encoded by the coding sequence ATAGAAGTTGACGTGCGAGGGGACCTCGAATTCGCCATTCGGCAGTTGAAGAAAAAACTGCAGATAGACGGTATCAAGCGAGAGCTGAAACGCCGCGAATACTATGAAAAGCCAAGCGTCAAGAAGCGTCGCAAACAAGCCGAGGCGCGGCGTAAGCTGCGGAAGTTCAATCGCATTCGGAAGTCTCTGTAA
- a CDS encoding D-alanine--D-alanine ligase family protein, protein MEQKKRCVALLAGGRSGEREVSLSGAKVFEEALDSRRYSIRRYDPATDLARLARDSGDIDFAFILLHGQYGEDGSIQGLLDLLDIPYQGSGILGSAVAMDKNLAKILYRQADLPVAPWHVLGRAERPNCDAIIDELGLPLVVKPVRDGSSLGLTIARSREQVLTGIERGLQHDERVMLERYIAGREITVSVLGNQDPVALPVIEIIPGDGYEFFDYNAKYLPGASREICPAEIAPELTRKAQEQGVRAHQVLQLDGYSRSDMIIAADNTIYLLETNTIPGMTRTSLLPQAARAHGLGYGQLLERLIELGLEAHTRRTAG, encoded by the coding sequence ATGGAACAGAAAAAACGGTGTGTGGCGCTACTCGCCGGCGGACGATCCGGTGAGCGTGAGGTTTCACTGAGCGGGGCGAAGGTCTTCGAGGAGGCCCTTGATTCCCGTCGTTATTCGATCAGGCGTTACGATCCGGCCACTGATCTGGCCCGGTTGGCGCGCGACAGCGGCGACATCGATTTCGCTTTCATTCTGTTGCACGGACAATATGGTGAGGACGGCTCGATTCAGGGGCTGCTCGATCTCCTGGATATCCCCTACCAGGGATCCGGTATCCTCGGCAGCGCTGTGGCCATGGACAAGAATCTGGCAAAAATCCTCTACCGTCAGGCCGATCTGCCGGTGGCGCCATGGCATGTGCTGGGACGGGCCGAGCGACCCAACTGCGATGCGATAATTGACGAACTTGGCCTGCCGCTGGTGGTAAAACCGGTGCGTGACGGTTCCAGCCTCGGTTTGACCATCGCTCGTAGCCGCGAACAGGTGTTGACCGGTATTGAACGAGGTCTGCAGCATGACGAGCGAGTCATGCTCGAACGCTATATAGCCGGCCGGGAGATAACCGTGTCGGTTCTCGGCAATCAGGACCCGGTGGCGTTGCCGGTGATCGAGATCATTCCTGGAGACGGCTATGAATTCTTCGATTATAACGCCAAATATCTGCCGGGAGCCTCACGGGAGATCTGCCCTGCTGAAATCGCTCCGGAATTGACCCGCAAGGCCCAGGAGCAGGGGGTGAGGGCGCACCAGGTGCTGCAGCTTGACGGCTATTCGCGCAGCGACATGATCATCGCCGCCGATAACACCATCTATCTCCTGGAAACCAACACCATCCCGGGCATGACCCGCACCAGTCTCCTGCCTCAGGCGGCACGGGCCCACGGGCTCGGCTACGGACAGCTTCTGGAGCGCCTTATTGAACTCGGGCTGGAGGCGCACACTCGGCGAACGGCCGGCTGA
- the tatC gene encoding twin-arginine translocase subunit TatC, producing the protein MEPRPALVMFIAEVRKSFRRLFVSIVVVTAGIFYFTPQLLELIQAHLAEKLYFFSVAGPFLAHVKLALFGSLYALMPWIITMFLKALGKPFRVTRGQLLIFSLFTCLLFYAGTIFCYFVTLPFGINFLLGFGSEELKPVISISRFVNFVTVFILVFGTVFELPILMVFTARIGLITRRFFSRNRKYALLLMAILAALLTPTPDVVNMLLMGGPLYILYEVGIIILRVMRIP; encoded by the coding sequence ATGGAACCGCGACCGGCTCTGGTCATGTTTATTGCGGAGGTACGGAAATCGTTCCGCAGGCTCTTTGTCTCCATTGTGGTTGTCACGGCAGGGATCTTCTATTTCACGCCGCAACTGCTCGAGCTGATTCAAGCTCATCTGGCTGAAAAACTCTATTTCTTCAGTGTTGCCGGTCCCTTTCTGGCACATGTGAAGCTGGCCCTGTTCGGTTCACTGTATGCCTTGATGCCGTGGATCATCACGATGTTCCTCAAAGCTCTGGGGAAACCGTTTCGCGTGACCCGGGGGCAATTGCTGATCTTCAGCCTCTTTACCTGCCTGCTCTTTTATGCGGGAACGATCTTCTGCTATTTTGTAACCTTGCCCTTTGGCATCAATTTTTTGTTGGGGTTTGGGTCTGAAGAGCTCAAACCGGTTATCTCCATCTCCCGATTCGTCAACTTTGTCACCGTCTTCATACTGGTATTCGGTACCGTCTTCGAACTCCCCATCTTGATGGTGTTTACTGCCCGGATTGGCTTGATAACGAGACGATTTTTTTCTAGGAATAGGAAGTACGCCCTCCTGCTGATGGCGATTCTTGCCGCTTTGTTGACGCCGACTCCCGACGTGGTGAATATGTTGTTGATGGGAGGACCGCTCTACATCCTGTATGAAGTCGGCATCATCATCTTGCGCGTGATGAGAATCCCGTGA
- the xerD gene encoding site-specific tyrosine recombinase XerD gives MLRHDGATRQTRLIRFPTTIELTPLLEQSTPLQELYLRHLAAERRLADNTVTAYAGDLRQFFDFLEKRGLSRLEAVSLNDIHGFLLSCRSHGVSNRSNARRVSALNGFFGFLAAHRHLEFNPFATVDLPKSRRSLPKALSIDEVDRLLVEPPLHTPLLLRNHTMLLLLYATGLRVSELVGLSINSCDLTACFLRVTGKGNKERLVPFGKPTADAITRYLEHSRPLILKGRRSSALFVTGRARPMSRVRCWQIIAATARGAGIDKRLSPHMLRHSFATHLLANGADLRAVQMMLGHTDIATTQIYTKIDQQRLKAVHRSFHPRG, from the coding sequence GTGTTGCGTCATGATGGCGCAACACGGCAGACTCGCCTGATTCGATTCCCAACGACCATAGAACTCACGCCTCTCCTCGAACAGAGCACTCCCCTCCAGGAGTTGTATCTTCGCCACCTTGCCGCCGAGCGACGGCTGGCTGACAACACGGTAACTGCCTATGCCGGGGATCTCCGGCAATTTTTCGATTTTCTCGAAAAACGTGGGTTATCCCGACTTGAAGCCGTGTCCCTGAACGACATTCACGGCTTTCTGTTGAGCTGTCGCAGCCACGGTGTCTCCAACCGGAGCAATGCGCGGCGGGTTTCTGCTCTGAACGGTTTCTTTGGGTTTCTCGCCGCGCACCGGCACCTGGAATTCAATCCGTTCGCCACGGTCGATTTGCCAAAAAGCCGCAGATCATTGCCCAAGGCGCTCAGCATCGACGAGGTTGATCGGCTCCTGGTGGAGCCGCCGCTGCATACCCCCCTGCTCCTGCGCAATCACACCATGTTGCTGCTGCTCTATGCCACCGGCCTGCGAGTCTCTGAACTGGTTGGCTTGAGCATCAACAGTTGTGACCTGACAGCCTGCTTTCTGCGTGTCACCGGCAAGGGCAACAAGGAGCGATTGGTCCCCTTCGGTAAACCGACAGCCGATGCCATCACTCGCTATCTGGAGCACAGCCGTCCGCTCATCCTCAAGGGGCGGCGAAGCAGCGCCCTGTTCGTTACCGGCCGGGCCCGCCCGATGTCCCGCGTACGCTGCTGGCAAATCATCGCCGCAACGGCCCGTGGAGCCGGTATCGACAAGCGCCTTTCTCCGCACATGCTACGGCACTCCTTTGCCACTCACCTGCTGGCCAACGGTGCTGACCTGCGGGCCGTGCAAATGATGCTCGGACACACCGACATCGCCACCACCCAGATATACACAAAGATCGACCAACAGCGGCTGAAAGCTGTCCACCGCTCTTTTCACCCGCGAGGATGA